The following coding sequences lie in one Salmo salar chromosome ssa13, Ssal_v3.1, whole genome shotgun sequence genomic window:
- the LOC106567917 gene encoding non-histone chromosomal protein HMG-14, whose amino-acid sequence MPKRSKANADAEAAEPKRRSERLVNKPAPPKAEPKPKKEKAVPKPKKAKEVKKAAPEEKEVPAENGEAKAEEEEPATEEPEQKEDAAE is encoded by the exons ATGCCTAAAAGGAGCAAA GCAAACGCTGATGCTGAGGCAGCAGAG CCCAAGAGGAGATCTGAGAGATTGGTAAAC AAACCAGCCCCTCCAAAGGCAGAGCCCAAGCCAAAG AAGGAGAAGGCAGTACCTAAGCCCAAGAAGGCTAAGGAGGTGAAGAAGGCTGCACCTGAGGAGAAGGAGGTGCCTGCAGAGAATGGAGAAGCCAAAGCTGAGGAAGAG GAACCAGCCACAGAAGAACCTGAACAGAAAGAAGATGCGGCAGAATAA
- the get1 gene encoding guided entry of tail-anchored proteins factor 1 isoform X1, which produces MATVYVWLLVLGSVVLCNFVKMLLPSISSYLSKVFQKNVEDEMEMRAAIQAMKKELSSINMMDEFARYARLERKINKMTDKLKTYVKSRTGQQTKIKWVVNIVYYILQAVLMISLIWKYYADPVTVLPSKWISPLERMVAFPSGVAGGVGITCWLVVCNKVVAIILQAVA; this is translated from the exons ATGGCGACTGTGTACGTCTGGTTGCTGGTGTTAGGGTCTGTGGTCTTGTGCAACTTCGTCAAAATGTTGTTACCTTCAATTTCCTCCTAT CTGTCCAAAGTTTTCCAGAAGAATGTGGAAGATGAGATGGAGATGAGGGCAGCGATTCAGGCCATGAAGAAGGAGCTTTCTTCCATCAACATGATGGACGAGTTCGCCAGGTACGCACGGCTCGAGCGCAAGATCAACAAGATGACGGACAAGTTGAAGACTTATG TTAAATCCAGAACTGGTCAGCAGACCAAAATCAAATGGGTCGTCAACATAGTGTACTATATTCTGCAG GCTGTGCTGATGATCTCTCTGATCTGGAAATACTATGCTGACCCAGTGACGGTCTTGCCCAGTAAGTGGATTTCTCCTCTAGAGCGAATGGTGGCCTTCCCATCTggagtagcag GTGGTGTTGGAATCACATGCTGGCTTGTTGTTTGTAACAAGGTAGTGGCTATAATTCTCCAAGCGGTGGCTTGA
- the get1 gene encoding guided entry of tail-anchored proteins factor 1 isoform X2, protein MTFPRYNGKCQIWLSKVFQKNVEDEMEMRAAIQAMKKELSSINMMDEFARYARLERKINKMTDKLKTYVKSRTGQQTKIKWVVNIVYYILQAVLMISLIWKYYADPVTVLPSKWISPLERMVAFPSGVAGGVGITCWLVVCNKVVAIILQAVA, encoded by the exons ATGACATTTCCGCGATACAACGGTAAATGCCAGATTTGG CTGTCCAAAGTTTTCCAGAAGAATGTGGAAGATGAGATGGAGATGAGGGCAGCGATTCAGGCCATGAAGAAGGAGCTTTCTTCCATCAACATGATGGACGAGTTCGCCAGGTACGCACGGCTCGAGCGCAAGATCAACAAGATGACGGACAAGTTGAAGACTTATG TTAAATCCAGAACTGGTCAGCAGACCAAAATCAAATGGGTCGTCAACATAGTGTACTATATTCTGCAG GCTGTGCTGATGATCTCTCTGATCTGGAAATACTATGCTGACCCAGTGACGGTCTTGCCCAGTAAGTGGATTTCTCCTCTAGAGCGAATGGTGGCCTTCCCATCTggagtagcag GTGGTGTTGGAATCACATGCTGGCTTGTTGTTTGTAACAAGGTAGTGGCTATAATTCTCCAAGCGGTGGCTTGA
- the get1 gene encoding guided entry of tail-anchored proteins factor 1 isoform X3, with protein MATVYVWLLVLGSVVLCNFVKMLLPSISSYLSKVFQKNVEDEMEMRAAIQAMKKELSSINMMDEFARYARLERKINKMTDKLKTYVKSRTGQQTKIKWVVNIVYYILQAVLMISLIWKYYADPVTVLPSGVGITCWLVVCNKVVAIILQAVA; from the exons ATGGCGACTGTGTACGTCTGGTTGCTGGTGTTAGGGTCTGTGGTCTTGTGCAACTTCGTCAAAATGTTGTTACCTTCAATTTCCTCCTAT CTGTCCAAAGTTTTCCAGAAGAATGTGGAAGATGAGATGGAGATGAGGGCAGCGATTCAGGCCATGAAGAAGGAGCTTTCTTCCATCAACATGATGGACGAGTTCGCCAGGTACGCACGGCTCGAGCGCAAGATCAACAAGATGACGGACAAGTTGAAGACTTATG TTAAATCCAGAACTGGTCAGCAGACCAAAATCAAATGGGTCGTCAACATAGTGTACTATATTCTGCAG GCTGTGCTGATGATCTCTCTGATCTGGAAATACTATGCTGACCCAGTGACGGTCTTGCCCA GTGGTGTTGGAATCACATGCTGGCTTGTTGTTTGTAACAAGGTAGTGGCTATAATTCTCCAAGCGGTGGCTTGA